One window of the Dehalococcoidia bacterium genome contains the following:
- the fusA gene encoding elongation factor G, with amino-acid sequence MRGSLPLEKIRNIGIIAHIDAGKTTLTERILYYTGRTHKLGEVDDGTTIMDWMTQERERGITITSAATTCTWLNHHINIIDTPGHVDFTAEVERSLRVLDGGIVVFDAVSGVESQSETVWRQADHYKVPRICFINKMDRVGADFSNSIKTIRDRLGANALPVQVPMGEEGAFKGIIDIIIEKAWLYSADYSEDPILGKIPDDFVKLSAQYREELIEQLAENDEEFMDIYINGASFDENMIKSALRRATIGNKIVPVLCGSALRSKGIQRILDAVVAYLPSPFDIPPAVGFDPKTGKEIKRSPVGNDPFSALAFKIVSDPFFGRLIYVRVYSGKVTVGSHVYNSTRDSKERIGKLFQMHANRREEIKQVEAGDIAAVVGLKDTFTGDTLCNPNSPIILENIRFPEPVVFVTIEPKSRGDQERLDESLAKLVQEDPTFVRRYDEETGQTIISGMGELHLDIIIDRLMREFQVDANVGKPRVAYKETISVPVKAEGRFVKQSGGKGQYGHVMVDLQPGERGSGFEFADKVKGGAIPKQFIRHVESGIKEAMEGGALLGYPLTDIKATLYDGSYHEVDSSDIAFKIAGAIALKEGVKKAKPMILEPVMKMEIVTPDEFIGDILGDLNSRRAQIGSIDSHGNSRIIRCVIPLSETFGYATNLRSMSQGRATYTMEFYRYEEMPLNLAEQLNSRGGGPVLCQSRKYV; translated from the coding sequence ATGCGCGGTTCACTTCCTCTTGAAAAAATACGCAATATTGGAATTATTGCCCACATTGACGCCGGTAAGACCACTCTTACTGAGCGTATTCTTTATTACACGGGACGCACGCATAAACTCGGCGAGGTGGATGACGGCACTACGATTATGGATTGGATGACTCAGGAGAGGGAGCGCGGCATTACCATTACTTCAGCTGCTACAACATGTACCTGGTTGAACCATCATATTAACATAATCGATACGCCCGGGCATGTGGATTTTACGGCGGAGGTGGAACGCAGCCTGCGAGTTCTTGATGGCGGTATCGTAGTTTTTGATGCCGTGTCAGGCGTGGAATCTCAGTCGGAGACGGTCTGGAGACAGGCGGATCATTATAAGGTGCCCCGTATTTGCTTCATAAACAAAATGGACAGGGTCGGCGCAGACTTCTCTAACTCTATCAAGACCATAAGAGACAGGCTGGGGGCAAACGCGCTTCCGGTACAGGTGCCCATGGGTGAGGAGGGCGCTTTTAAGGGAATAATAGACATAATTATTGAAAAAGCGTGGCTTTATTCTGCTGACTACTCTGAGGATCCTATTCTTGGGAAAATACCGGATGACTTCGTGAAGCTGTCTGCTCAGTATCGTGAGGAATTAATCGAGCAGCTGGCTGAAAACGATGAAGAATTTATGGATATTTACATCAACGGCGCGAGTTTTGATGAGAATATGATTAAGTCGGCGCTTAGGCGGGCGACTATTGGTAACAAAATTGTTCCTGTATTGTGCGGAAGTGCGCTGCGCAGCAAAGGAATACAGCGAATACTGGATGCCGTCGTAGCATATTTACCTTCCCCCTTTGATATTCCTCCGGCTGTCGGGTTCGATCCTAAGACTGGAAAAGAGATTAAACGCTCACCGGTTGGTAACGATCCGTTCTCCGCTCTGGCTTTTAAGATAGTGTCGGACCCTTTCTTCGGAAGGTTGATATATGTCAGGGTATACTCCGGTAAGGTGACAGTAGGATCCCATGTGTATAACTCAACACGTGATTCTAAGGAGAGAATTGGAAAGCTTTTCCAGATGCACGCCAACCGTCGGGAAGAGATAAAACAGGTTGAAGCCGGTGATATTGCTGCTGTGGTGGGATTAAAAGATACATTCACCGGTGATACGCTGTGCAATCCAAACTCCCCGATTATCCTTGAGAATATTCGATTTCCCGAGCCGGTGGTATTTGTAACCATAGAGCCGAAATCCAGGGGCGACCAGGAGAGGCTTGATGAATCGCTGGCGAAGCTTGTTCAAGAAGACCCTACTTTTGTCAGGCGCTACGATGAAGAAACAGGACAGACTATCATATCTGGAATGGGAGAGCTTCATCTGGATATCATTATCGATCGGCTGATGCGAGAATTTCAGGTTGACGCTAATGTGGGCAAGCCCAGGGTTGCTTATAAAGAGACCATATCGGTACCGGTAAAGGCTGAAGGAAGATTTGTAAAACAGTCCGGAGGTAAAGGCCAGTACGGCCATGTGATGGTAGATCTCCAGCCCGGAGAGCGGGGCAGCGGGTTTGAGTTCGCCGATAAAGTAAAAGGCGGCGCGATCCCTAAACAATTTATACGACATGTGGAAAGCGGCATCAAGGAAGCGATGGAAGGCGGAGCCCTTTTAGGATATCCGTTAACCGACATCAAGGCTACTTTATATGACGGAAGTTATCATGAAGTTGATTCATCTGATATAGCGTTCAAGATAGCCGGGGCTATAGCGCTAAAAGAGGGCGTAAAGAAGGCTAAGCCGATGATTTTAGAGCCGGTAATGAAAATGGAAATAGTAACGCCGGACGAATTTATCGGTGATATATTGGGCGACTTGAATTCCAGGAGGGCCCAGATAGGCAGTATCGACAGCCACGGCAACTCGCGTATCATAAGGTGCGTGATCCCCTTGTCCGAGACTTTTGGATACGCAACCAATTTAAGGTCTATGAGTCAGGGCAGGGCAACATATACAATGGAATTTTATAGGTATGAAGAAATGCCTCTTAATTTAGCTGAACAGCTTAATTCTAGAGGGGGAGGACCGGTTCTATGCCAAAGCAGAAAATACGTATAA
- the rpsJ gene encoding 30S ribosomal protein S10 has product MPKQKIRIKLKAFDYRILDQSAEQIVEAAEQTGAKVVGPVPLPTHIKKICVNRSTNVDKNSREQFEIRTHKRLIDIEEPSSRTIDTLTKLDLPAGVDIEIKL; this is encoded by the coding sequence ATGCCAAAGCAGAAAATACGTATAAAACTTAAGGCTTTCGACTACAGGATTCTCGATCAATCCGCGGAGCAGATAGTAGAGGCCGCAGAACAAACCGGTGCTAAAGTGGTCGGGCCGGTGCCTCTGCCGACTCATATAAAAAAGATCTGCGTTAACCGTTCTACAAACGTTGATAAGAATTCTCGCGAGCAGTTTGAGATTCGCACTCATAAGCGTCTGATAGATATCGAGGAGCCTTCGTCAAGGACGATCGATACTTTGACAAAGCTTGATCTACCGGCCGGCGTTGATATAGAAATAAAACTTTAG
- the rpsL gene encoding 30S ribosomal protein S12, whose product MPTVNQLVRKGRVKGKKKTKTAALHYTYNSLKRRMKSGEGSPQKRGVCTQVKTVTPKKPNSALRKVARVRLSNMMEVTAYIPGEGHSLQEHSVVLIRGGRVKDLPGVRYHIVRGALDATGVEKRQQGRSKYGTKITKQSGGA is encoded by the coding sequence GTGCCCACTGTCAATCAACTGGTACGTAAAGGGCGGGTTAAAGGTAAAAAGAAGACGAAGACCGCTGCGTTGCATTACACTTATAATTCGCTTAAAAGAAGGATGAAATCCGGGGAAGGATCACCGCAGAAACGCGGCGTTTGTACGCAAGTGAAGACGGTGACCCCAAAGAAGCCGAATTCGGCTCTTCGCAAAGTTGCCAGGGTCAGGCTGTCGAATATGATGGAGGTCACAGCATATATACCAGGCGAAGGGCACAGTCTGCAGGAGCACTCGGTGGTTCTCATCCGCGGCGGTCGCGTTAAGGACCTGCCCGGAGTAAGATATCACATTGTTCGCGGCGCTCTGGATGCTACCGGGGTAGAGAAACGGCAGCAGGGGCGAAGCAAGTACGGAACAAAGATAACTAAACAGTCTGGTGGAGCTTAG
- the rpsG gene encoding 30S ribosomal protein S7, with protein MSRRSKSIKRTVLPDPHYNSIYVSKIITRVMNSGKKTTAESIVYGAMGIIAEQEKGDPVPVLELALKNAIPLLEVKPRRVGGATYQVPIEVKQDRGFALAVRWILKAAKSRSGKSMAEKLAAELIDASKKQGATIKKREDTHKMAEANRAFVHYRW; from the coding sequence ATGTCGAGAAGATCAAAGTCAATAAAACGGACTGTTCTCCCTGACCCCCACTACAATAGTATTTATGTGTCCAAGATAATAACTCGCGTGATGAATAGCGGTAAAAAGACGACTGCGGAGAGTATTGTTTATGGCGCTATGGGGATCATAGCAGAACAGGAGAAGGGTGATCCTGTACCCGTGCTGGAGCTAGCTCTCAAGAATGCTATCCCGCTTCTGGAAGTAAAGCCTCGCAGGGTTGGCGGCGCCACATATCAAGTTCCGATTGAGGTCAAACAGGATCGGGGCTTCGCTCTTGCCGTGAGATGGATTTTAAAGGCGGCCAAGTCGCGTTCCGGCAAATCCATGGCGGAAAAGCTGGCTGCCGAACTCATCGACGCTTCAAAGAAACAGGGAGCTACAATCAAGAAGCGAGAAGACACTCATAAAATGGCTGAGGCAAACAGGGCCTTTGTACACTATCGGTGGTGA
- the purF gene encoding amidophosphoribosyltransferase, with amino-acid sequence MKECCALYGVYAPGEDVARFTYFGLFAQQHRGQESSGIATSDGKQIYCHTKMGLVSQAFDSDVLERLCGHIAIGHNRYSTTGSSRAENAQPLIVTSPIGKMALAHNGNIVNSDELRQQLESQGFSFRTTSDSEIIANVIVSAPQKSWLEKIRYAMKRLIGAYSLVILTEDTLYCVRDPLGVRPLCIGELNGGWAIASESCALDHTGAQFLRDIEPNEIVAINANGLQSYKEGDGKPSGLCIFEFIYFSRPDSIIQGRRVYAAREAMGAKLFQLHPASADVAFGLPDSATAAGIGYAHASGLPYNEIMLKNRYVGRTFIEPHQRLRELGVQQKFNPMQERLNGKRVVLVDDSIVRGTTTPRVINLLRKSGATEIHMRICAPPLKYPCCLGVDMASSWELIAAHKDIPEIAKFIGADSLGYLTVDALIEAVGLPREYFCLACFTGNYPVPVQLDMNKLSLEMKKG; translated from the coding sequence ATGAAAGAATGCTGTGCCCTTTATGGTGTGTACGCCCCGGGAGAAGATGTAGCTAGATTCACATACTTCGGGCTCTTCGCTCAACAGCACCGCGGACAAGAAAGCTCCGGCATCGCAACCTCAGACGGCAAACAAATCTACTGCCACACAAAGATGGGACTCGTATCACAAGCGTTCGACAGCGACGTTCTGGAGAGGTTATGCGGCCATATCGCGATCGGACATAATCGATATTCAACCACCGGTTCAAGCCGCGCTGAAAACGCTCAACCCCTCATTGTTACAAGCCCCATAGGGAAAATGGCCCTCGCGCATAACGGAAATATCGTGAACTCCGATGAGCTGCGTCAGCAATTGGAAAGCCAGGGCTTCAGCTTTCGCACCACATCCGACTCTGAAATAATAGCTAACGTTATCGTATCCGCGCCACAGAAATCCTGGCTGGAAAAAATAAGATACGCCATGAAGAGGCTGATCGGCGCTTATTCATTAGTGATTCTTACTGAAGACACTCTCTACTGTGTGCGCGATCCGTTGGGTGTTCGCCCCCTTTGTATAGGCGAGTTAAATGGAGGATGGGCCATCGCTTCAGAGAGCTGCGCGCTGGACCACACCGGCGCACAGTTCCTGCGTGATATAGAGCCTAACGAAATTGTAGCTATCAATGCCAATGGTTTGCAAAGCTATAAGGAAGGCGACGGCAAGCCCAGCGGTCTATGTATTTTTGAGTTCATATATTTTTCACGCCCGGACAGCATAATACAGGGACGCCGCGTTTATGCCGCCAGGGAAGCCATGGGAGCCAAACTTTTTCAGCTGCATCCAGCATCCGCCGATGTGGCATTCGGCCTGCCCGACTCGGCAACAGCCGCGGGGATAGGTTATGCTCATGCATCAGGATTGCCGTACAATGAGATAATGCTTAAAAACCGATATGTAGGACGCACGTTTATCGAGCCTCACCAGCGTTTGAGAGAGCTGGGTGTGCAGCAGAAATTCAATCCGATGCAGGAGCGGCTCAATGGTAAGAGAGTGGTTCTTGTAGATGATAGTATAGTCAGGGGAACAACTACGCCGCGCGTCATCAACCTGCTGCGCAAGTCCGGAGCCACCGAAATCCACATGCGCATATGCGCCCCTCCCCTGAAATACCCCTGCTGTTTAGGAGTCGACATGGCCAGCAGTTGGGAGCTCATCGCGGCACATAAAGACATCCCTGAGATAGCAAAGTTCATCGGCGCCGACAGTCTGGGATATCTTACCGTGGACGCGTTAATTGAAGCAGTCGGCCTTCCCAGAGAGTATTTCTGCCTGGCATGCTTCACCGGCAACTACCCGGTGCCCGTCCAACTCGATATGAACAAACTGTCTTTAGAAATGAAAAAAGGGTGA
- the purH gene encoding bifunctional phosphoribosylaminoimidazolecarboxamide formyltransferase/IMP cyclohydrolase, whose amino-acid sequence MRAIVSVSDKKGIVEFVKGLIDLKVEIFSTGGTKKALVDAGLPVHGISDITGFPEILDGRVKTLHPMVHGGILARRDLEDHMSQLKEKNITPIDMVVVNLYPFVQTVSKEGVTLTDALENIDIGGPTMIRASAKNFPGVIVVVDPADYTPILEKLRAGDIGIDERKRLAQKAFQHTAIYDTAISTYLRPKEEIFPAEITVAMHKIQDLSYGENPHQKAAFYKEEVIGKGESGMANAVQLSGKELSYNNIMDMDSAIRAACEFSEPTIAIIKHTNPCGLASHPRLAEAYRRALTGDPVSAFGGIVASNERIDEATAIEICKTHFDAMIAPGYDQEALEMLTKRNMRILTIQDIPPRHTTALEMRRVSGGGFIVQTTDCTADDIPMKTVSKREPTKQEIADLIFAWRAVKLVKSNAIVLTKDNHLLGMGAGQPSRVDSVAIAIKKAGERAKGSVLGSDAFFPFPDGVELAGEAGITAIIEPGGSKKDNEAIAAADKYNIAMVFTGMRHFRH is encoded by the coding sequence TTGCGCGCAATCGTAAGCGTATCTGATAAAAAAGGTATCGTCGAGTTTGTTAAAGGCCTTATCGACCTGAAAGTGGAGATATTCAGCACGGGCGGCACTAAGAAAGCATTGGTCGACGCCGGTCTGCCTGTGCACGGCATCAGCGACATCACCGGCTTTCCCGAGATACTGGACGGACGTGTGAAGACCCTGCACCCCATGGTACACGGCGGCATACTGGCGCGGCGCGACCTTGAAGACCACATGTCACAGCTCAAAGAGAAGAACATCACACCCATCGATATGGTCGTCGTTAACCTGTATCCCTTCGTCCAGACCGTGTCGAAAGAAGGAGTTACTCTGACCGACGCGCTGGAGAACATAGACATCGGCGGGCCGACGATGATACGCGCATCGGCCAAGAACTTCCCCGGCGTCATCGTTGTGGTCGACCCGGCGGATTACACGCCGATACTTGAGAAGCTGCGCGCGGGCGACATCGGAATCGACGAGAGAAAGCGACTGGCGCAGAAAGCCTTCCAGCACACTGCGATCTACGACACAGCCATATCGACCTACCTTAGGCCCAAAGAAGAGATATTTCCTGCCGAGATAACAGTCGCCATGCACAAAATCCAGGACCTGAGCTACGGCGAGAACCCTCACCAGAAGGCGGCTTTCTATAAAGAAGAAGTGATAGGCAAGGGCGAATCTGGAATGGCCAACGCGGTGCAGCTCTCCGGCAAGGAGCTTTCATACAATAATATTATGGATATGGACAGCGCCATACGCGCGGCCTGCGAGTTCTCGGAGCCAACCATCGCGATCATCAAGCACACCAACCCGTGCGGCCTGGCCTCGCACCCCCGCCTGGCCGAGGCCTATCGCAGGGCGCTCACCGGCGACCCGGTATCGGCCTTCGGCGGCATAGTCGCCTCCAATGAAAGGATCGATGAGGCCACAGCTATAGAGATATGCAAGACGCATTTTGACGCCATGATCGCACCGGGCTATGACCAGGAAGCGCTCGAGATGCTAACGAAACGCAACATGCGGATCCTCACAATACAGGACATTCCGCCAAGGCATACTACCGCTTTGGAGATGCGGCGCGTAAGCGGCGGCGGCTTTATCGTGCAGACAACCGACTGCACCGCTGACGATATACCAATGAAGACCGTCTCTAAGCGTGAGCCGACGAAACAGGAAATCGCTGATCTTATCTTCGCATGGCGCGCCGTGAAGCTGGTAAAATCCAACGCCATCGTGCTGACGAAGGACAACCATCTGCTGGGCATGGGCGCCGGTCAGCCCAGCCGCGTGGACAGCGTAGCTATAGCGATAAAGAAGGCCGGCGAACGCGCAAAAGGCAGCGTGCTCGGCTCGGACGCCTTCTTCCCTTTCCCCGACGGCGTCGAGCTCGCCGGCGAGGCGGGCATCACCGCTATCATCGAGCCGGGCGGCTCCAAGAAAGACAATGAGGCCATCGCAGCAGCCGACAAGTACAATATAGCCATGGTCTTCACCGGCATGCGCCACTTCAGGCACTAA
- the purM gene encoding phosphoribosylformylglycinamidine cyclo-ligase, which translates to MQKSHHTYRDAGVDIDANDRLKEIICKHARTTFTKNVVSDIGFFGSLFALKGFKQPILVSSADGVGTKIKLACALERHEGIGMDIVNHCVNDILTCGASPLFFQDYIAMSKMQPSIVAGIVKGMSKACKDVGCALIGGETAEMPGTYPPGEYDLVGFIVGGIEKSKIKNGASIVSGDVLIGLPSSGLHTNGYSLVRRVFNTDSDPSRLNRHYQQLGCTLGDALLEPHRCYYKKIKPLLPKIKGLAHITGGGFTGNLPRTLPESVAAVVKQSAWKVPPLFQLIQQMGNIDDGEMYRVFNMGIGMILICDPADSSSMMKKLPGSIIIGKIVKRKSNEERTRIV; encoded by the coding sequence ATGCAAAAATCACATCATACCTACCGCGACGCGGGCGTCGATATCGACGCCAACGACCGGCTAAAGGAAATCATCTGTAAACACGCACGTACGACCTTCACCAAAAACGTTGTGAGCGACATCGGGTTCTTTGGCAGCCTTTTCGCACTGAAGGGATTTAAACAGCCGATACTCGTCTCCAGCGCTGACGGCGTCGGCACCAAGATAAAGCTCGCCTGCGCATTGGAGAGGCATGAAGGCATCGGCATGGATATCGTGAACCACTGCGTGAACGATATCCTTACCTGCGGCGCATCTCCGTTATTCTTTCAGGATTACATAGCCATGTCGAAAATGCAGCCTTCGATCGTCGCCGGCATCGTTAAAGGTATGTCAAAAGCCTGCAAGGACGTTGGCTGCGCGCTCATCGGCGGCGAGACGGCGGAGATGCCCGGAACTTATCCTCCTGGAGAATACGACCTGGTCGGATTCATCGTCGGAGGCATTGAGAAATCGAAAATTAAGAACGGCGCATCTATCGTATCCGGCGATGTGCTCATCGGCCTGCCGTCGAGCGGACTGCACACCAACGGCTACTCGCTGGTACGACGCGTTTTCAATACCGACAGCGATCCGTCCAGGCTCAATAGGCACTACCAGCAACTGGGCTGTACCCTGGGCGACGCCCTGCTTGAGCCGCATAGATGTTATTACAAGAAAATAAAGCCGCTGCTGCCAAAGATAAAAGGCCTGGCCCATATCACCGGCGGCGGCTTCACCGGCAACTTGCCTCGCACCTTGCCCGAATCCGTAGCGGCAGTCGTCAAACAAAGCGCGTGGAAGGTACCGCCGTTATTTCAGCTCATCCAGCAAATGGGCAACATTGATGATGGTGAGATGTACCGCGTCTTCAACATGGGCATAGGCATGATCCTTATCTGCGACCCCGCAGACAGCTCCAGCATGATGAAGAAGCTGCCCGGCTCCATCATCATCGGCAAGATAGTAAAGCGTAAATCGAACGAAGAACGCACCAGAATCGTCTAG
- a CDS encoding TlyA family RNA methyltransferase: MKRRIDIILVERGLAESREKAQALIMAGEVYVDDVTAAKPSIQVSEDSDIRLRDKLPFVGRGGIKLNHALAEFKIAVENLIAADIGASTGGFTDCLLQHGAQKVYAIDVGYGQIDYKLRTDPRVIVIDRTNARYPLPIPEQIDLSAIDVSFISLEKVVPNVAAVTKRGGSIICLVKPQFEAGKSLVEKGGLVKDPDVHARVLGRFISWSIDQGYRIIGLTPSPIRGSSGNREFFVLLRI; encoded by the coding sequence GTGAAACGCCGAATCGATATAATTTTGGTTGAACGCGGGCTGGCCGAGAGCCGCGAGAAGGCTCAGGCGCTGATCATGGCCGGAGAGGTCTACGTCGACGACGTAACAGCCGCCAAGCCTTCGATACAGGTCTCTGAAGACTCGGATATTCGATTACGAGATAAGCTTCCGTTCGTCGGCAGGGGCGGCATCAAGCTGAACCATGCGTTGGCCGAGTTCAAGATAGCTGTTGAAAATCTCATCGCGGCCGATATAGGAGCCTCGACAGGCGGATTCACCGACTGCCTGTTGCAACATGGAGCGCAAAAGGTCTACGCCATCGATGTCGGCTACGGACAGATAGACTATAAGCTGCGAACCGACCCGCGGGTTATCGTTATCGACCGCACCAACGCCAGGTATCCGCTGCCCATACCGGAACAGATCGACTTATCCGCTATCGACGTGTCATTCATCTCCCTCGAAAAAGTAGTGCCGAACGTTGCGGCCGTAACAAAACGCGGCGGCAGCATAATCTGCCTGGTGAAACCGCAGTTCGAGGCCGGCAAATCGCTCGTTGAAAAAGGCGGGCTGGTAAAAGACCCGGATGTGCATGCCCGGGTGCTCGGCAGATTCATATCGTGGTCGATAGATCAAGGATATAGGATCATCGGGCTCACGCCGTCACCGATACGCGGCAGCTCGGGGAACAGGGAATTTTTCGTACTGCTTAGGATTTGA
- a CDS encoding alpha/beta fold hydrolase, producing the protein MKRELVYFQSDGLKLKGQLFIPDATPCPVLCLCHGMPRSGTADPNDRGYAGLAERFAEEGFLTVIFNFRGSGESEGNFDIRGWARDLKVVLNHIYNMKEADRRKIFMMGFSAGAAVSIYVAAQDKRIASIVACACPDTSRLAKNRELAQTVIDDYRNMGVIKDVGFPPSLQEWMQGFDDIYSAKWIDKLSPRPILIIHGDQDDVVSPDSAFNLYKLAGEPKEIMIVKGAGHRLRISEVAMNHALSWLKSLGFRD; encoded by the coding sequence ATGAAAAGGGAATTAGTTTATTTTCAATCGGACGGCCTCAAATTAAAAGGACAATTATTCATCCCGGATGCGACTCCCTGCCCGGTGCTCTGCCTTTGCCACGGCATGCCGCGAAGCGGGACGGCAGATCCTAACGATCGAGGCTATGCCGGTCTTGCCGAGAGGTTCGCCGAAGAAGGATTCTTAACAGTGATTTTTAACTTCAGGGGATCCGGAGAGAGCGAAGGCAACTTTGATATCAGGGGATGGGCGCGTGACCTCAAGGTAGTACTCAATCATATTTACAACATGAAAGAAGCCGACCGACGTAAGATCTTCATGATGGGCTTCAGCGCGGGCGCCGCCGTCTCTATATACGTAGCCGCCCAGGACAAGCGCATCGCTTCCATAGTCGCCTGCGCCTGCCCGGATACATCGAGGCTGGCTAAGAATCGCGAGCTGGCGCAAACAGTAATAGATGATTATCGCAATATGGGAGTCATAAAGGACGTCGGCTTCCCGCCATCGCTGCAGGAATGGATGCAGGGATTCGATGATATATATTCCGCCAAATGGATAGACAAGTTATCACCGCGTCCTATCCTTATCATCCATGGGGATCAGGATGATGTCGTATCCCCCGACAGTGCTTTTAATCTTTACAAGCTGGCGGGGGAACCAAAGGAAATCATGATCGTCAAAGGCGCCGGACACAGGCTGCGTATATCGGAAGTAGCCATGAATCACGCCCTCTCCTGGCTGAAATCCCTCGGTTTCAGGGATTGA